A single region of the Biomphalaria glabrata chromosome 15, xgBioGlab47.1, whole genome shotgun sequence genome encodes:
- the LOC129923185 gene encoding probable autotransporter ROD_p1121, whose translation MRQPLGDHESVYISGAGDLVSVYINGAGDLESVYISGGGDLVSVYINGAGDLVSVYINGAGDLVSVYINGAGDLVSVYISGAGDLVSVYINGAGDLESVYISGGGDLVSVYINGAGDLVSVYISGAGDLVSVYINGAGDIESVYISGGGDLVSVYINGAGDLVSVYINGAGDLVSVYISGGGDPVSVYINGAGDLVSVYHRGGLALWGSSF comes from the coding sequence ATGCGTCAGCCTCTTGGTGATCATGAGTCTGTCTACATCAGTGGTGCCGGTGATCTTGTGTCTGTCTACATTAATGGTGCCGGTGATCTTGAGTCTGTCTACATCAGTGGTGGCGGTGATCTTGTGTCTGTCTACATCAATGGTGCCGGTGATCTTGTGTCTGTCTACATTAATGGTGCCGGTGATCTTGTGTCTGTCTACATTAATGGTGCCGGTGATCTTGTGTCTGTCTACATCAGTGGTGCCGGTGATCTTGTGTCTGTCTACATTAATGGTGCCGGTGATCTTGAGTCTGTCTACATCAGTGGTGGCGGTGATCTTGTGTCTGTCTACATTAATGGTGCCGGTGATCTTGTGTCTGTCTACATCAGTGGTGCCGGTGATCTTGTGTCTGTCTACATTAATGGTGCCGGTGATATTGAGTCTGTCTACATCAGTGGTGGCGGTGATCTTGTGTCTGTCTACATTAATGGTGCCGGTGATCTTGTGTCAGTCTACATTAATGGTGCCGGTGATCTTGTGTCTGTCTACATCAGTGGTGGCGGTGATCCTGTGTCTGTCTACATTAATGGTGCCGGTGATCTTGTGTCTGTCTAccacaggggcggactggctctATGGggttcatccttttag